In Bacillus weihaiensis, the genomic stretch TAGTTCAATTTGGACTATTAAAATACAAAGAGCAAGTGAAGTCAGATGATGAATTGGACAGGGAAGAACGTCAGCAGACTCTAGCTGAAATTGAAGATGAAATAAATGAATACGAAAGACAAAAGGAAGAAGTTCAAGCAGCAGAGGAAAAAGAGGTAAATGAAGGAACAGAAGGAACTGTTGAAGCAGATGAAGCGGATAATGGTCAATTAACCGAACCAGCCGAACAGGCTGAACCAGCATCAGCCCCGGAAGCCTCAGACGCTAGCGATAAAAGAAACAGAATCTAAAGAAAAATCAGGTGAATGATGGCATAGAACGTGGAGGTGGACCGATGAATATTCTTTGGATTTTTCATCAAGAAGCATATCAGAAATTAGAATGGAAACAAATACAAAAACAACAAGTTACAATTGGCTCGGAATTAGAACATACTGTTACCTTTCAAACCTATCCAAAAAAAGAAGAACCAATCACTATTCGTAAGGAGGAGGAGGGGTTTTCATTCCATGTGGGTTCCTCCCAAACTCGAAAGTTGGAGCCCCTCAAAGCATATAAGATCAACATTGAAAATGAGCAGTTCACCCTTTATTTAAGTCAACAAAAAGTAGAGAAGCAAATTTACTATATAGGACATCTGCCTGAACTGTCCTTCTCGACAAGGAGGATGCACAATCCACTTTCTTTAAACAAGCAGATGAGGGGATGAAAGAACAAGGATCTTCGATCTTTTACGACAGGGAATGAATGGGTGCTAGAAGGATCTATGGATGAGACTGTGTTCGTAAATGGTCAGAGAGTACATGCAAAACAAAGGATTCATACCGGTGACGAAATTGTTTGGCCCTTTATGAGCATGACATTGATTGAGGATGATTTTATTCAAGTGGATAGCGTATCAACTGTTCACACCTCCCTACCTGTAACAAAACAGCCAGATTCTGAGATGAAAAAGTAGTATCTTTATCGTAGGGCGCCCAGAATGGTGTATGACTTACCGATGAAAAAGTACAGCTGTCATTTCCTGGCCAGGATACGGAGGGGTCCAATCGGAGTCTTTGGTTAATCATTATGCCGCCGCTTGTGATGCTTCTCGTCATGGGGTTAGTTGCCATTTTAGTTCCAAGAGGGATTTTTATTATTGTCTCATTAGTCATGTTTATGACGACCTTAGTGACATCAACTGTTCAGTATTTTAAAGACAGAGGAAATCAAAAGAAAGCTAAGGAGCGTCGAAAACGAATATATACAAATTATTTGCATACAAAAAGCCGAGCTACAACAAGTAGCAGACAAACAAAAGGATGTCCTTTTGTTTCATTTTCCTTCTTTTGAACGAATGAAGTACTTAACAAGCCAGCATTCAGACAGATTATGGGAGCGATCATTAGAGAGCCCGGATTTTCTCCAATTTCGACTTGGAACAGGAACGGTTCCAGCAAGCTACAAGATTAGTGCTACATCCTCTGATATGTCTAATCGAGAGATGGATGAATTGCTAGAGGAATCACAAAAGCTTGAAAACAGCTATCAATCTTAGAAAACTTACCGATTACTGCAGACCTCTCTAAAGGTGCAGTTGGGCTAATTGGAAAGAATGCAGTGTTGAAAAATGAGCTCCATCAAATGATTGGACAGCTCGCATTTTTTCACAGCTACCATGATTTGCGTTTTGTCCTTTTATTTGATGAACTGGAGTATCTGGAATGGGAGTGGATGAAGTGGCTTCCGCATTTTCAGGTTCCAAATTCCTATGCGAAGGGATTTATTTATAACGAAAAAAAACACGGGATCAACTGCTCTATTCATTGTATGAAATGATTCGTGAACGAGATCTGGAAGAGGATAAAGAAAAGCTTCGCTTTGCTCCTCACTATGTGTTTGTTGTGACAAACCACCAGCTTATTTCAGATCACGTCATTCTAGAGTATTTAGAGGAGCATCGTTATTTAGGAATATCTGTTAATTTTGCAGCGGAAGCGAAGGAAAGCTTAACAGAGAATATTCATACTCTTATCCGCTATATCAATGACGAGCAAGGAGATATTCTTATTCAGGATAAAAAGGCTGTAAAGATACCTTTTAGTTTAGATGCACATAAACGAGAAAATAACGAGGAGTTTGCGCGACTTTTAAAAACGCTAGATCATCAAATTGGAATGACAAACTCCATTCCAACTAGTGTGACTTTCCTGGAAATGATGAATGTTAAGCAAGTCGATCAGCTTCCTATTAAACAAAATTGGCTAACGCGTGAGTCGGCTAAATCGTTAGCTGTACTATTGGTTTAAAGGGGAGAGAGGATAAAGTTGAGCTGAATTTACATGAGAAGGCACATGGACCTCATGGATTATTAGCGGGTACCACAGGTTCAGGGAAAAGTGAGCTTTTGCAAACGTACATCTTATCCCTAGCTGTTCATTTTCATCCACATGAAGTGGCCTTTTTGCTTATTGACTATAAAGGTGGAGGAATGCACAACCTTTCAAGAAAATGCCTCATTTATTAGGAACGATCACAAATATTGAAGGAAGTAAGAATTTTAGCCTGCGTGCATTAGCATCGATTAAAGCGAGCTGAAAAGCGTCAGCGTTTATTTGACGAGTATCATGTTTCACATATTAATGACTATACGAAGCTATATAAGGATAAAAAAGCGAATCAGCCGTTACCACATTTGTTTTTAATATCAGATGAATTTGCGGAGCTAAAAACGGAGGAGCCTGATTTTATCCGTGAGCTTGTAAGTGCTGCCCGGATTGGACGTAGTTTAGGTGTCCATCTTATTCTTGCAACACAAAAGCCTGGTGGTGTTATTGATAACCAAATTTGGAGTAATGCACGCTTTCGTATTTCCTTAAAGGTGCAAAATGCAGAGGATAGCCGTGAAATCCTTAAAAATGGAGATGCGGCATCTATTACTCTGACAGGTAGAGGGTATTTACAGGTGGAAATAACGAGGTATATGAGCTTTTCCAATCAGCTTGGAGTGGTGCCCCTTATCGTGAAGAGGAGACGTACGATTTAGAGGATGAAGTCCGCCATTGTGACGGATCTTGGCTTAGTGCCATTATCAGAGGTTTCGACCCAAAAACAGCAACAAAAAGAAAAAATAACGGAAATCTCTTCTATTGTCCAAAGAATAGCAGAAACACAAAAAGAGATGAACGTTGAAAAGCTTCAAAGCCCGTGGCTTCCACCTCTTGAATCGAGATTGTATCTAATAAAAGAGGAGGAGCAAAAGGAAAGGTCGACGATTGTATTCGCAATGATTGACGAGCCTGAAAAGCAAAGTCAAACGAATTATCCATACCAGATCATTGAAGATGGGAACATTGGGGTGTTTGGTTCATCAGGCTATGGTAAAACAACAACTTTACTTACTTTACTTTTAGGGATAGCTAGAAGGTATTCGCCAGAAGAGATTCATTATTATTTGATGGACTTTGGAAATGGTGGATTATTGCCTCTTAAGCAGCTCCCACATACAGCAGATTATTTCTTAATCGATCAAGAACGTAAGATGGAGAAGTTCATGAATATCCTAAAAGAAGAGATTGCGAGAAGAAAGCAATTATTTCAAAAGCAAGAGGTAAGTTCGATCAAGATGTATAACGCATTAAGTGAAAAACAGCTACCTCTCCTCTATTTAGTTATTGATAATTTTGACATCGTGAAAGAAGAGATGCTAGACCTTGAACAACAGTTAAACCAGTTTGCAAGGGACGGCCAATCTCTCGGTATATACCTCATGCTCACAGCAACAAGAATTAATTCTGTACGTCAATCGTTAATGAATAATTTAAAAACGAAAATCGTCCATTATCTAATGGATCAAACAGAGGCTTATACGATGTTAGGAAGACTTGAATTTGCTCCGGAAGCAATTCCTGGCCGAGCCATTATAAAGCAGGAATCAGCCTACTTTTCACAGGTGTATCTACCTACTGAAGGGAACGATGACTTTGAGCAAATGGCGAATGTGAAGGCAGAGGTTCATGAGCTAAAAGATGTTTATGCACATGTGGATAAACCACAAGCCGTACCTATGTTACCAACAGAGCTGAATATCGTTTCTTTTGCTGCCTATTATGAAAAGAAAAAGGGATTACTTCCTATCGGGCTGGATGAAGAACAAGTCACACCTGTTTATGTGAATTTTCTTAAAGTAAAGCATTGTATCGTTCTCGGTCAGGCACAAAAAGGAAAAAACGAACACACTAAAAGCATTTATCCATACGGCATTAGAGCAAGAAGTAGATCAACTCGGTGTGTTTGATTCCATCGATCGCGGTTTAGCTTCTTTCATAGGTGATAACCGCTTAGTTTATTTAGAAGGGAAAGAGCACATTGCTTCTTGGCTCGATAAGGTAGAAGAAATCATGACTGAGCGGGAAAGTATCTATCATCGTGAAATCAGTCTAGGAAACTCAGTACCTGTATTTACACCGGTGTTTCTAGTCATTGATGGATACACACGTTTTTTACAAAATCTTGATCATCTCCTTCAAGATCGCCTCGTCAAGTTTATGAAAGAGTATAGCCATCTTGGCTTTAATATGATTGTTTCAGGAAGTAACAATGAGCTAACGAAAGGATATGATCCTTTAACTCTTGAAATCAAACAAATTCGCCAGGCGGTTGTTCTTATGAAAAAATCGGAGCAAACGATCTTTACACTCACATATGATCGAAAAGAAAAAGAAATTCAACCAGGGTATGGATACTATGTTGAAAACGGTAAAGAACAAAGTATTCAAATTCCATTAGTGAATGTGGAAAGGAAGGCACATGTATGAACCAGCTAGTAACGATACTCAAACTTTTACTCGTTATTGCTCTTATTGTTGTTACCCCACTGGTTTTCTTTCAAACTATCGGAGATAATCCGTTTAAAGTTGAAAAAGCGAGTGCAGCACAAAGGATCGCCATTATTAACGAAGATATGGGAACTGAGGAGGAGGGCGAACAAATCCAATTTGGTCAGGATGTTGCAGCCATATTAAAGGAAAACTCTGCCTTTGAATACACAGTTGTCGGAAGAAGTGCAGGAGAAAACGGATTGAAAAATCAAAAGTACGATGCCGTCGTATATCTCCCGTCAAACTTTTCTGAAAATGTCATGACTTATAATGAAGAGAATCCAGTCAAAACAAATTTTGAGTATAAAGTACAAAGTCAGTTAAATAGCATTAATAAAGAAAAAGTGGTATTAGAGCTTGAAAAAGCAACGAAAAAAGTAAATCAAAAAATTTCAACGCTCTACTGGAATTATATCTCTGTTGATATGGAAACAATCCGACAGGAATTTGATGAAATTCTTCAAAAAGAAATTGCCTTTCAAGAGGCGATGAAGGCCTTCTAT encodes the following:
- a CDS encoding FtsK/SpoIIIE domain-containing protein, with protein sequence MKSAIVTDLGLVPLSEVSTQKQQQKEKITEISSIVQRIAETQKEMNVEKLQSPWLPPLESRLYLIKEEEQKERSTIVFAMIDEPEKQSQTNYPYQIIEDGNIGVFGSSGYGKTTTLLTLLLGIARRYSPEEIHYYLMDFGNGGLLPLKQLPHTADYFLIDQERKMEKFMNILKEEIARRKQLFQKQEVSSIKMYNALSEKQLPLLYLVIDNFDIVKEEMLDLEQQLNQFARDGQSLGIYLMLTATRINSVRQSLMNNLKTKIVHYLMDQTEAYTMLGRLEFAPEAIPGRAIIKQESAYFSQVYLPTEGNDDFEQMANVKAEVHELKDVYAHVDKPQAVPMLPTELNIVSFAAYYEKKKGLLPIGLDEEQVTPVYVNFLKVKHCIVLGQAQKGKNEHTKSIYPYGIRARSRSTRCV
- a CDS encoding FtsK/SpoIIIE N-terminal domain-containing protein, producing MNILWIFHQEAYQKLEWKQIQKQQVTIGSELEHTVTFQTYPKKEEPITIRKEEEGFSFHVGSSQTRKLEPLKAYKINIENEQFTLYLSQQKVEKQIYYIGHLPELSFSTRRMHNPLSLNKQMRG